The following are from one region of the Capsicum annuum cultivar UCD-10X-F1 chromosome 1, UCD10Xv1.1, whole genome shotgun sequence genome:
- the LOC107856269 gene encoding guanine nucleotide-binding protein subunit gamma 2 → MDSPKLSVSQELNINDDDEPQLLEEELISLSSLSMAEKSTSLVSRSTAPSHFVMGKHRMAAAISSLDQQIQFIQEELDKLESYGEASIVCKEFLSMVESKPDALLPVTKGPTDVKWDRWFQGANGSRRNKRWI, encoded by the exons ATGGATTCACCAAAATTATCAGTTTCACAAGAACttaatattaatgatgatgatgaacctCAATTACTAGAAGAAGAATTAATTTCTCTATCTTCTTTATCTATGGCTGAGAAAAGTACAAGTCTTGTTTCAAGAAGTACCGCACCTAGTCATTTTGTTATGGGGAAACATCGTATGGCTGCTGCTATTTCTTCTCTTGATCAACAAATCCAATTTATTCag GAAGAATTGGACAAACTTGAATCATATGGAGAGGCCTCCATAGTCTGCAAAGA GTTTCTTTCAATGGTAGAATCCAAACCAGATGCTTTACTTCCAGT GACCAAAGGCCCTACAGATGTTAAATGGGATAGATGGTTTCAAGGAGCCAATGGGTCTAGACGTAACAAACGATGGATATGA